In one Mesorhizobium australicum genomic region, the following are encoded:
- a CDS encoding SUMF1/EgtB/PvdO family nonheme iron enzyme encodes MSGPPIEDKVMHLHLYEAAVGAAAALAVPAAIMGISAEPQRLSLHEVRPTVEIVETVLDFALPGEFLAGGTPAAAPVEKKAVPAFLIMKQQVSLADYGVCVADGACDPADAVPTHADVPVTGVSFLDAEAYARWYSKATGQTWRLPSAVEAAAAAAERFGGESFSAAADDAANPSVRWLRRYREEAAAKRPADPQPKPRGHYGPNTRGIEDFGGNVWEWTATCYARTTLSADGSIESITDNCGVHVLEGRHRAYMSNFVRDGKSGGCAVGTPPENLGFRLVRDEDSVIAKARNWLRGAFRSAMHDAA; translated from the coding sequence ATGTCCGGGCCGCCCATCGAGGACAAGGTCATGCATCTCCATCTCTACGAAGCGGCCGTCGGCGCGGCGGCAGCCCTTGCGGTGCCTGCGGCCATCATGGGCATCAGCGCAGAACCCCAAAGGCTTTCCCTGCACGAGGTGCGCCCCACGGTGGAGATCGTGGAGACGGTCCTCGATTTTGCATTGCCCGGCGAGTTCCTCGCGGGCGGAACTCCGGCAGCAGCTCCCGTGGAAAAGAAGGCTGTCCCGGCATTCCTGATCATGAAGCAGCAGGTGAGCCTGGCCGACTACGGCGTCTGCGTCGCCGATGGCGCATGCGATCCGGCGGATGCCGTCCCGACACACGCGGACGTGCCCGTCACCGGGGTCAGCTTCCTCGACGCCGAGGCCTATGCCCGCTGGTATTCGAAAGCCACGGGGCAGACCTGGCGGCTGCCGTCGGCGGTCGAGGCCGCCGCCGCGGCCGCCGAACGGTTTGGCGGGGAATCCTTTTCGGCGGCGGCCGACGATGCCGCAAATCCTTCCGTGCGGTGGCTGCGGCGCTACCGAGAGGAGGCGGCGGCGAAACGACCCGCCGATCCGCAACCGAAGCCGCGCGGCCACTACGGCCCGAACACCCGCGGCATCGAGGACTTCGGCGGCAACGTCTGGGAGTGGACGGCGACCTGTTATGCGCGGACCACGCTCTCCGCCGACGGTTCTATCGAAAGCATCACGGACAACTGCGGGGTGCACGTGCTCGAGGGACGGCACCGCGCCTACATGTCGAACTTCGTCCGCGACGGAAAGAGCGGCGGCTGTGCCGTCGGCACGCCGCCGGAGAACCTGGGCTTCCGTCTCGTCCGCGACGAGGATTCGGTGATCGCCAAGGCAAGGAACTGGCTGCGCGGCGCTTTCCGCTCCGCCATGCACGACGCCGCCTGA
- the nirK gene encoding copper-containing nitrite reductase, with protein MFTRRQALLGAAAAAMLAAMPPLAAAANESEIAGLPREKVTLVAPPYVHAHEQVATGGPKVVEFTMPIVEKKVVIDDEGTEFQAMTFNGSMPGPMMVVHEGDYVELTLINPETNSMPHNIDFHAATGALGGGALTLINPGEQVKLRFKATRSGTFVYHCAPEGAMIPWHVVSGMSGTIMVLPRDGLKNEKGEPVRYDRAFYIGENDFYVPRDEDGNFKTYESHGDSYADTLEVMKGLIPTHVVFNGAKGALTGDNAMKSKVGETVLIVHSQANRDTRPHLIGGHGDYVWEEGKFANPPAKDLETWFIRGGSAGAALYTFLQPGVYAYVNHNLIEAVELGATAHFLVEGEWNDDLMKQVEAPGPIPVN; from the coding sequence ATGTTCACGCGTCGCCAGGCACTCTTGGGAGCGGCCGCCGCCGCGATGCTGGCAGCCATGCCGCCCCTCGCAGCCGCTGCCAACGAATCGGAGATCGCGGGACTTCCGCGCGAGAAGGTCACGCTCGTCGCGCCGCCTTACGTGCACGCCCACGAGCAGGTCGCCACGGGCGGGCCGAAGGTGGTCGAGTTCACCATGCCGATCGTGGAGAAGAAGGTCGTCATCGACGACGAGGGCACGGAGTTCCAGGCCATGACCTTCAACGGTTCGATGCCCGGCCCGATGATGGTCGTGCACGAGGGCGACTACGTCGAACTGACGCTGATTAACCCTGAGACGAACTCGATGCCACACAACATCGACTTCCATGCCGCCACAGGCGCGCTCGGCGGCGGAGCGCTGACGCTGATCAATCCCGGCGAGCAGGTGAAGCTTCGCTTCAAGGCGACCCGCAGCGGCACCTTCGTCTACCATTGCGCTCCCGAAGGCGCGATGATCCCTTGGCACGTCGTGTCGGGCATGAGCGGCACGATCATGGTGCTGCCGCGCGACGGCCTGAAGAACGAGAAGGGCGAGCCGGTCCGCTACGACCGGGCGTTCTACATCGGCGAGAACGACTTCTACGTGCCCCGCGACGAGGACGGCAACTTCAAGACCTACGAGAGCCACGGCGACTCTTACGCCGACACGCTCGAGGTGATGAAAGGCCTGATCCCCACCCACGTCGTCTTCAACGGCGCGAAGGGGGCGCTGACGGGCGACAATGCCATGAAGTCGAAGGTCGGAGAGACGGTGCTGATCGTCCACAGCCAGGCCAACCGCGACACGCGGCCCCACCTGATCGGAGGCCATGGCGACTATGTCTGGGAAGAGGGCAAGTTCGCCAACCCGCCCGCCAAGGACCTGGAGACCTGGTTCATCCGCGGCGGCTCGGCGGGAGCGGCGCTCTACACCTTCCTCCAGCCGGGGGTCTACGCCTACGTGAACCACAACCTCATCGAGGCCGTGGAACTCGGAGCGACCGCGCACTTCCTGGTCGAAGGCGAGTGGAACGACGACCTGATGAAGCAGGTCGAAGCGCCCGGGCCGATCCCGGTGAACTGA
- a CDS encoding tyrosine-type recombinase/integrase yields MAKLTKRTVDTSIVKSSDYVIWDDELPGFGLRVFASGRRSYVVQYRAAGRSRRYTIGLHGVWTPEEARREAKVLLGQVAKGGNPAEERKLDREAITVKELCTRYLEDLGNGLVLGKRGRPKKATTISTDVGRIVRHIIPLLGNRRVRDLAKSDITQAMKDIMAGKTRANVKTDKLRGRAIVRGGAGTAARTIGLFGGILTYAVELGIIDQNPVHGVRKPKDQVNARRLSEQEYRTLGDVLRKALENRQYETTAEMIRVIALTGCRRSEVIGLRWGEVDIEGSCLRLADSKEGASVRPTGLPVLEYLEARREEEQDAEDFVFPGWEDGTPFGSFPRQWTKLLKDTDLADITPHVLRHSFASIGNDLGFTEATIAALIGHSRGSVTSRYIHTVDTALIMAADSIAGYIQGLLAGVAFTHTAYALDRDSRKAALAHFLGQTKPGAGEIGHAAA; encoded by the coding sequence ATGGCGAAGCTGACCAAACGAACCGTCGATACCTCTATAGTCAAATCCTCGGACTACGTCATCTGGGACGATGAACTGCCAGGTTTCGGGTTGCGCGTCTTCGCCTCGGGGAGGCGAAGCTATGTTGTACAGTATCGCGCTGCCGGTCGCTCGCGTCGCTACACGATCGGCCTGCATGGCGTTTGGACGCCCGAGGAAGCCAGGCGTGAGGCAAAAGTTCTGCTCGGTCAGGTCGCTAAGGGTGGAAATCCCGCCGAGGAACGCAAGCTGGATCGCGAGGCGATCACCGTCAAGGAGCTATGCACCCGCTACCTCGAAGATCTGGGGAACGGCCTTGTGCTCGGCAAGCGAGGGCGACCGAAGAAGGCCACGACGATCTCCACCGATGTGGGACGCATCGTGCGGCACATCATCCCCCTGCTCGGCAACCGAAGGGTACGAGACCTGGCCAAGTCCGACATAACGCAGGCCATGAAGGACATCATGGCGGGCAAGACGCGTGCGAACGTCAAGACCGACAAGTTGCGCGGGCGCGCAATCGTTCGCGGTGGAGCCGGCACGGCAGCCCGGACGATCGGTCTTTTCGGCGGCATTCTTACCTATGCGGTGGAACTCGGCATCATCGACCAGAACCCAGTGCATGGCGTGCGCAAGCCCAAGGACCAGGTCAACGCCCGCCGTCTCAGCGAGCAGGAATACCGCACGCTCGGTGATGTCCTGCGAAAGGCGCTCGAGAACAGGCAGTACGAGACTACTGCAGAAATGATCCGGGTGATTGCCCTGACAGGCTGCCGGCGTAGCGAAGTCATCGGTCTGCGTTGGGGCGAGGTCGATATCGAGGGCAGTTGCCTGCGTCTGGCAGACAGCAAGGAGGGAGCGTCGGTGCGTCCGACCGGCCTGCCAGTCTTGGAATATCTCGAGGCGCGCCGCGAAGAGGAGCAGGATGCTGAGGACTTCGTATTTCCCGGCTGGGAGGATGGCACTCCATTTGGGAGCTTCCCGAGACAGTGGACGAAGTTGCTCAAGGACACTGACTTGGCCGACATCACGCCGCATGTTCTGCGGCACAGCTTCGCCAGCATCGGCAATGACCTTGGGTTCACCGAGGCAACCATCGCCGCCCTGATTGGGCATTCACGAGGCTCGGTGACCAGCCGTTATATTCATACAGTGGACACTGCTCTCATCATGGCGGCTGACAGCATCGCTGGTTACATTCAGGGTCTGCTGGCCGGCGTCGCGTTCACGCACACAGCCTATGCGCTCGATAGAGATTCCAGGAAGGCGGCACTTGCTCACTTCCTTGGACAAACAAAACCGGGAGCGGGCGAGATAGGCCACGCTGCCGCCTAG
- a CDS encoding ABC transporter ATP-binding protein: protein MSGTVHLELSGVNAGYRAASVLHDMSFAVETGEIAAIVGANGAGKSTLLGTIAGLVRPTTGKIRFDGTEIQNHRAHDLPERGLVLVPEGGKLFPFMTVAENLTLGAYTPKARGAIASRMEEICEIFPILKERRDQLAGRLSGGERQMCAIGRALMSSPSMLMLDEPSVGLSPLMTERVLETVARLAKEENLTVLIVEQRVTEVLEIADRAHILDHGRIVKSDRAQTLLHNKDVRQTYMGLN, encoded by the coding sequence ATGAGCGGGACCGTCCATCTGGAATTGTCCGGCGTCAATGCCGGCTATCGCGCGGCGAGCGTGCTCCACGATATGTCGTTCGCGGTGGAAACCGGCGAAATCGCAGCAATCGTCGGCGCCAATGGTGCGGGCAAGTCGACGCTTCTGGGAACCATCGCCGGGTTGGTTCGCCCGACGACGGGAAAAATCAGATTCGATGGCACCGAGATACAAAACCATCGTGCACACGATCTGCCGGAACGCGGGCTGGTGCTGGTGCCGGAAGGCGGAAAACTGTTCCCGTTCATGACGGTCGCCGAAAATCTGACGCTGGGTGCCTACACGCCAAAGGCGCGCGGGGCGATTGCCAGCCGCATGGAGGAGATTTGTGAAATCTTCCCGATCCTGAAGGAACGCCGGGACCAACTGGCCGGCCGCCTGTCGGGAGGCGAGCGGCAGATGTGCGCGATCGGCCGGGCCCTGATGAGCAGTCCAAGCATGCTGATGCTGGACGAGCCGTCCGTCGGCCTGTCGCCGCTGATGACGGAACGTGTGCTCGAAACCGTGGCACGGCTAGCGAAGGAAGAAAACCTGACGGTCCTGATTGTCGAACAACGCGTGACCGAAGTGCTCGAAATCGCCGACCGCGCACATATTCTCGATCATGGTCGTATCGTTAAGTCCGACCGCGCCCAAACGCTGTTGCACAACAAGGACGTCAGGCAGACATATATGGGGCTCAACTGA
- a CDS encoding ABC transporter ATP-binding protein, translated as MSAPLLQVRDVSKAFGGLRAVDSVSFDVSPGEIISIIGPNGAGKTTLFNLLTGQLVPTSGSIEYLGEDIGQLKPHHRARLGFGRTFQISQTLMSMTVLENAMVGGFLHHRGVRDAAERARQTLEMVGLEQHAGRKSGELTLGGRRRLEVARALAMDPKLVLLDEVMAGLNQTEVQEVLDLVIRLNAGGTTFLVVEHNLKVVRAFSRRVIVLNRGKMLAEGSADEVLGNEEVVEAYVGKRRA; from the coding sequence ATGAGTGCGCCCCTGTTGCAGGTTCGGGACGTCTCCAAGGCCTTTGGCGGCCTGCGCGCCGTCGACAGCGTCAGCTTCGATGTGTCGCCGGGCGAGATCATATCGATCATCGGGCCGAATGGCGCCGGCAAGACGACGCTGTTCAATCTCCTGACGGGGCAATTGGTGCCGACCTCGGGAAGCATCGAGTATCTCGGCGAGGATATCGGGCAGCTGAAGCCGCACCATCGGGCGCGGCTGGGGTTCGGCCGCACGTTCCAGATCTCGCAGACGCTGATGTCGATGACCGTCCTCGAAAACGCGATGGTCGGGGGCTTTCTCCACCACAGGGGTGTGCGTGACGCAGCCGAGCGTGCACGCCAGACGCTCGAAATGGTCGGGCTTGAACAGCATGCCGGGCGCAAATCCGGCGAACTCACGCTTGGCGGACGGCGCAGGCTGGAGGTGGCGCGCGCACTGGCGATGGACCCGAAGCTGGTGCTTCTGGACGAGGTTATGGCCGGTCTGAACCAGACCGAGGTGCAGGAGGTTCTCGACCTCGTCATTCGCCTCAATGCGGGCGGCACGACCTTTCTGGTCGTCGAGCACAATCTGAAGGTCGTCCGGGCATTTTCGCGCCGTGTGATCGTGCTCAACCGCGGCAAGATGCTGGCTGAAGGAAGCGCAGACGAGGTTCTCGGCAACGAGGAAGTGGTTGAGGCATATGTCGGAAAGCGACGCGCATGA
- a CDS encoding branched-chain amino acid ABC transporter permease has translation MSNTDIAAHAPPRASDINVPTLATELPWLAAAVAGCLALTFAFTGNSFALNILATAFLFGGLATAWNIIGGLGGQFSLGHSVFFAIGAYTTGNVVLGYALSPWLALVPGMAMAAAFGAAVSWPVFRLRGPFFAIATMALTEVMLALAMYFESITGGAPGLSIPFKLGFANMIFRDRMSYAFLMLGFLAVTLLVFAIIRHSRLGYSLQAIRDNEDTAEAAGIDVLRSKLVAMAISAALTAAGGCLYIMYVRVVDPPSLFSLFDVGVKIALIALIGGIGTTYGPLLGALLIIPLENYLRAEMGGVFPGSNLIVLGAILVVTALYLRKGVFGAASSLVGSWRSKRQ, from the coding sequence GTGAGCAACACTGACATCGCTGCCCATGCGCCGCCGCGCGCGTCCGACATCAATGTGCCTACGCTGGCGACCGAACTGCCATGGCTGGCGGCGGCCGTCGCCGGGTGCCTCGCGCTGACATTCGCATTCACCGGCAACAGTTTCGCCCTCAACATACTTGCGACCGCCTTCCTCTTCGGCGGTCTGGCGACTGCCTGGAACATCATCGGCGGGCTGGGCGGGCAGTTCTCGCTCGGCCACAGCGTCTTCTTCGCCATCGGCGCCTATACGACCGGAAACGTCGTCCTGGGCTATGCCTTGTCGCCATGGCTTGCGCTGGTGCCGGGGATGGCGATGGCCGCCGCATTCGGCGCAGCCGTGTCGTGGCCGGTGTTCCGGTTGCGCGGACCATTCTTCGCCATCGCGACCATGGCGCTGACCGAGGTCATGCTGGCGCTGGCGATGTATTTCGAGTCGATCACCGGAGGCGCGCCCGGACTGTCGATCCCGTTCAAGCTCGGCTTCGCCAACATGATCTTCCGCGACCGGATGAGCTACGCGTTCCTGATGCTCGGTTTCCTTGCTGTGACGCTTTTGGTCTTCGCCATCATCCGCCACAGCCGGCTGGGCTATTCCCTGCAGGCGATCCGCGACAATGAGGATACGGCTGAGGCCGCAGGTATCGATGTGCTGCGCAGCAAGCTTGTCGCCATGGCGATCAGCGCTGCGCTGACCGCGGCAGGCGGCTGCCTCTACATCATGTATGTCCGGGTGGTCGATCCGCCGTCGCTGTTCTCGCTCTTCGATGTCGGAGTGAAGATCGCGCTGATCGCGCTGATCGGCGGCATTGGCACGACCTACGGCCCGCTGCTCGGCGCGCTGCTGATCATTCCGCTTGAAAACTACCTGCGCGCCGAAATGGGTGGCGTGTTTCCGGGCAGCAATCTCATCGTCCTCGGTGCGATTCTTGTCGTCACGGCGCTCTACCTGCGGAAGGGTGTCTTCGGGGCTGCGTCATCGCTTGTCGGCTCTTGGCGGAGCAAACGCCAATGA
- a CDS encoding branched-chain amino acid ABC transporter permease has product MTELLNILAVGLLLGGIYALVAVGLNLIFGVIRVVNFAQGEFVMLGMYGAYAAQLAAGLDPYIAPIVVVPLLFLLGCLIYGVILRPLQGEPMMQVFATFGLLMVLENTILAVTRGITYSVDSVVTGIAVEIGPVFVGLPRLLVLAAATIVTFALGWYLRSALNGKAIRAVAQDRTAARLMGINVERIYVLTFGIGTALAGLAGCLLSPLYTMSPQIGMNFIMPAFAVVVLGGLGSVAGAFVGGFIVGLTEAFAGYYIDPALKHAVLFFVFITVLVVRPSGLFGVAGAEEVGLREQH; this is encoded by the coding sequence ATGACCGAATTGCTGAACATCCTGGCCGTGGGGCTGCTGCTGGGCGGCATCTATGCCCTCGTGGCCGTGGGCCTGAACCTAATCTTCGGCGTCATCCGCGTCGTCAATTTCGCGCAGGGCGAATTCGTCATGTTGGGCATGTATGGGGCCTATGCCGCGCAACTCGCGGCCGGCCTCGACCCATATATCGCGCCGATCGTCGTCGTGCCTCTGCTCTTCCTGCTCGGATGCCTGATCTACGGCGTCATCCTGCGCCCGTTGCAAGGTGAACCGATGATGCAGGTCTTTGCGACCTTCGGCCTGCTGATGGTGCTCGAAAACACCATTCTCGCGGTGACCCGCGGCATCACCTACAGCGTGGATTCGGTCGTGACCGGCATAGCGGTCGAGATCGGCCCCGTCTTCGTCGGCCTACCGCGCCTTCTCGTGCTGGCGGCTGCGACCATCGTCACCTTCGCGCTAGGCTGGTATCTGCGGTCCGCGCTGAACGGCAAGGCCATACGCGCCGTCGCGCAAGACCGCACAGCCGCGCGTCTGATGGGCATCAATGTCGAGCGGATCTATGTGCTGACCTTCGGCATCGGAACCGCACTGGCGGGTCTCGCCGGCTGCCTGCTGTCGCCGCTCTATACGATGTCGCCGCAGATCGGCATGAACTTCATCATGCCGGCCTTCGCCGTTGTGGTGCTGGGCGGTCTGGGCAGTGTCGCCGGCGCGTTTGTCGGCGGCTTCATCGTTGGGCTGACGGAAGCGTTTGCGGGCTATTACATCGACCCGGCGCTCAAGCATGCGGTCCTGTTCTTTGTATTCATCACAGTTCTCGTCGTTCGCCCGTCCGGGTTGTTCGGCGTGGCAGGCGCGGAAGAGGTGGGCCTCCGTGAGCAACACTGA
- a CDS encoding ABC transporter substrate-binding protein gives MNRRQLGGLALASLATTIAPTALLAQDGPIKIGAVNPYSGAMAQYGDEVTRCYELAANWVNAKGGVLGRKIEIVRGNATSAQEAIGAIEQLVGRDKVDMLVGTYVSAISNAASESALIYEKLYWETNALALNLTERGLPNYARSGPSSNQFAAVSVDAVGKLVAEKLGKAAKDLNIFIEHEDSAYGTSIMKEQVRLFEEAGLKPTVGAHSAKAIDVTDSILRAKGANPDIWINTGYVGDTNLLLRAARDQGFKPPVIMLMGVGDTVETRDALGAEYLEGVLLVSYARPDVNPAYGKGAAEFLKLYKEAYGRDPIAPQGMNAFVGMKILFESIEAAKSTKFDAIIEAAKTLDQPAGSYETGYGVKFDDTMQNVRALPVIAQWQGGAVKAIYPVEAAAEGTSIVNLPRA, from the coding sequence ATGAATCGCAGACAGCTTGGCGGGCTCGCACTGGCGAGTCTCGCAACCACCATAGCCCCCACCGCGCTATTGGCACAGGACGGCCCGATCAAGATCGGAGCGGTCAACCCGTATTCTGGCGCGATGGCGCAATATGGCGACGAGGTAACTCGCTGCTATGAACTCGCCGCCAATTGGGTCAACGCCAAGGGCGGCGTGCTTGGGCGGAAGATCGAAATCGTTCGCGGCAACGCCACGTCCGCGCAGGAAGCGATCGGCGCGATCGAGCAGTTGGTCGGTCGCGACAAGGTCGACATGCTCGTCGGCACCTATGTCAGCGCCATTTCCAATGCCGCGAGCGAGAGCGCGCTGATCTATGAGAAGCTCTACTGGGAGACCAACGCTCTTGCGTTGAACCTGACTGAGCGCGGTCTGCCCAACTATGCGCGTTCGGGTCCGTCGAGCAACCAGTTCGCTGCCGTTTCGGTCGATGCCGTCGGCAAGCTGGTCGCTGAAAAGCTCGGAAAGGCGGCGAAGGATCTTAACATCTTCATCGAGCATGAAGACAGCGCCTATGGCACCTCGATCATGAAGGAACAGGTGCGTCTGTTCGAGGAGGCGGGACTGAAGCCGACCGTCGGCGCGCACAGCGCCAAGGCCATCGATGTGACGGACAGCATCCTGCGCGCCAAGGGCGCCAATCCGGACATCTGGATCAACACCGGCTATGTCGGCGATACCAACCTTCTGCTTCGCGCGGCGCGCGATCAGGGCTTCAAGCCGCCGGTGATCATGCTGATGGGCGTTGGCGACACGGTGGAGACGCGTGACGCGCTCGGCGCGGAATATCTCGAGGGCGTGCTGCTGGTCTCCTATGCGCGGCCTGACGTCAATCCGGCCTATGGCAAGGGCGCAGCCGAGTTCCTGAAGCTCTACAAGGAAGCCTATGGCCGCGACCCGATCGCACCGCAGGGCATGAACGCCTTCGTCGGCATGAAGATCCTGTTCGAATCGATCGAGGCCGCGAAGTCGACTAAGTTCGACGCCATCATCGAAGCGGCGAAGACACTGGACCAGCCGGCTGGCTCCTACGAGACGGGCTATGGCGTCAAGTTCGATGACACCATGCAGAACGTTCGCGCGCTGCCGGTCATTGCGCAATGGCAGGGCGGGGCCGTCAAGGCGATCTACCCGGTCGAAGCGGCGGCGGAAGGAACCTCGATCGTCAATCTCCCAAGGGCTTGA
- a CDS encoding hydantoinase B/oxoprolinase family protein, which yields MMDAVTLAVVRGALEQIVDEMDLNLIHAALSPIISETNDCAHGLYDARTGETIAQGGYGLPMFLANMQFTVQRIIPVVEAAGGFKPGDIWITNDPYLSGTHLNDVILISPHFVDGELFALFANTGHWMDMGGSAPGGWVPTATEIHQEGIVIPPLKLLEGGRRNDGVVAMITANVRLPQQLLGDMAAMINVFAIGRRGLDDLVARYGVDTLRVCIAEMMARSEADMRSYIAEIPDGSYELIDYFDNDGVVDQRLEVKLKLVVEGSDLHFDFTGTVGPAVGPMNISDATTRSLCFVALKHVFPEVPVNGGAFRPTSFTIPDRSILAASYPSAVGGTTDVTQRVVDLVFGTLAQAIPDKTPAAPFGTTGVVSVSGHHPDSGRYYVAVYPYPGGYGGSRASDGLVNGTPPGSMAKFMSVEMSEHRYPVHFEYFAIREGSAGHGEHRGGCGTAYGIATDADAVVSILGDRVDHAPFGVQGGGPAAPNKVELRTDGKTWIPPMRSKATKVNFHKGDAMHLGSPGGGGFGSPMLRDPRLIEDDLNDGLIDLQTACDIYGVVVADTRTILDRTVYRVDGEATRAHRESRRTAA from the coding sequence ATGATGGACGCTGTGACGCTTGCCGTCGTGCGCGGCGCCCTTGAACAGATCGTAGACGAGATGGATCTCAACCTGATCCATGCAGCGCTATCCCCGATCATTTCGGAAACCAATGACTGCGCGCACGGACTCTATGACGCCAGGACCGGCGAGACGATCGCGCAGGGTGGGTACGGCCTGCCGATGTTCCTGGCAAACATGCAGTTCACCGTCCAGCGTATCATCCCTGTGGTCGAGGCGGCGGGCGGGTTCAAGCCAGGCGATATCTGGATCACTAACGATCCATATCTGTCGGGAACCCATCTCAACGACGTCATCCTGATCTCCCCGCATTTCGTCGACGGCGAACTGTTCGCCCTGTTCGCGAATACCGGGCACTGGATGGACATGGGCGGCTCAGCCCCTGGCGGATGGGTCCCGACCGCGACGGAAATCCATCAGGAGGGGATCGTGATCCCGCCGCTGAAGCTGCTGGAGGGCGGGCGTCGCAACGATGGCGTCGTCGCCATGATTACCGCCAATGTGCGCCTGCCGCAGCAACTGCTCGGCGACATGGCGGCAATGATCAATGTGTTTGCAATCGGCCGTCGCGGTCTGGACGATCTTGTCGCGCGGTATGGCGTCGACACCCTTCGCGTGTGCATCGCGGAGATGATGGCGCGGTCCGAAGCGGACATGCGCTCCTACATCGCCGAGATTCCCGACGGCTCGTATGAACTGATCGACTACTTCGACAATGACGGCGTCGTCGACCAGCGGCTCGAGGTCAAGCTGAAGCTCGTCGTCGAGGGATCCGACCTACATTTCGATTTCACGGGCACGGTCGGTCCGGCCGTCGGCCCGATGAACATCTCCGACGCGACGACGCGTTCGCTCTGCTTCGTGGCGTTGAAGCACGTCTTCCCGGAGGTTCCCGTCAATGGTGGTGCCTTCCGACCGACAAGCTTCACCATCCCGGATCGTTCGATCCTGGCTGCAAGCTACCCGTCGGCCGTCGGCGGTACGACCGACGTGACGCAGCGTGTGGTCGATCTCGTGTTCGGCACCCTTGCCCAGGCCATTCCCGACAAGACGCCGGCGGCTCCGTTCGGCACGACCGGTGTTGTGAGCGTCTCCGGGCACCATCCTGACAGCGGCCGCTACTACGTCGCGGTCTATCCCTATCCGGGCGGCTATGGCGGATCGCGCGCGTCTGACGGCCTCGTCAATGGAACGCCGCCCGGCTCGATGGCGAAGTTCATGTCTGTCGAGATGTCCGAACATCGCTACCCGGTGCATTTCGAGTATTTCGCGATCCGCGAAGGGTCCGCTGGACATGGCGAGCATCGCGGCGGCTGCGGCACCGCTTATGGCATTGCGACAGACGCGGACGCGGTCGTGTCAATCCTCGGCGACCGCGTCGATCATGCGCCGTTCGGCGTGCAGGGCGGGGGACCAGCGGCACCGAACAAGGTCGAGCTGCGGACGGATGGCAAGACCTGGATTCCGCCGATGCGCTCCAAGGCGACCAAGGTCAACTTTCACAAGGGCGACGCCATGCATCTTGGCTCGCCCGGCGGCGGGGGCTTTGGAAGCCCGATGCTGCGCGACCCGCGCCTGATCGAGGACGATTTGAACGACGGGCTGATCGACCTTCAAACTGCCTGCGACATCTACGGCGTGGTCGTTGCCGACACCCGAACAATTCTCGATCGGACAGTTTACCGCGTCGATGGCGAGGCGACCCGTGCGCACAGGGAGAGCCGACGCACCGCAGCTTGA